A DNA window from Centroberyx gerrardi isolate f3 chromosome 3, fCenGer3.hap1.cur.20231027, whole genome shotgun sequence contains the following coding sequences:
- the cxxc4 gene encoding CXXC-type zinc finger protein 4 — translation MSNINSALCIENGQNADVSLLQKDNLQDGGLSQLLDYNAEMERYRSFANFYKTNGAFPQTAKIARITTPIFPSARIGMSPWNCDNAMLWGRKSAAINPNRTSMHRNDSQRPGKPGVPPETLQMANNNFLSTLSPEHCRPLAGECMNKLKCGAAEAEIMNLPERVGTFSAIPALGGISLPPGVIVMTALHSPAASAAVTDSAFQIANLADCPQNNSSASSGNPAKKKRKRCGVCAPCRRLINCGVCSSCRNRKTGHQICKFRKCEELKKKPGSSLERTPVNNGEAFRWFF, via the coding sequence ATGTCTAACATAAACAGTGCGCTTTGCATTGAAAACGGACAGAACGCTGATGTGTCTCTCTTACAAAAGGATAATCTTCAGGATGGTGGATTAAGCCAGCTTTTGGATTATAATGCAGAAATGGAAAGGTACAGATCTTTTGCAAACTTTTACAAAACCAATGGGGCATTTCCACAGACTGCCAAGATTGCCCGCATCACGACGCCCATTTTTCCCAGTGCTAGAATTGGCATGTCCCCTTGGAACTGCGATAACGCCATGCTCTGGGGAAGGAAATCAGCGGCAATAAACCCTAATAGGACCAGCATGCATAGAAATGACTCCCAGAGGCCGGGGAAGCCTGGCGTGCCGCCAGAGACGCTGCAAATGGCAAATAATAATTTCCTCTCTACCTTATCCCCCGAACACTGCAGACCTTTAGCAGGAGAATGCATGAACAAGCTGAAATGCGGCGCTGCTGAAGCAGAGATAATGAATCTCCCAGAACGCGTTGGAACTTTTTCCGCTATTCCGGCTTTAGGGGGCATCTCATTACCTCCCGGGGTCATCGTCATGACAGCCCTTCACTCCCCCGCAGCCTCAGCAGCCGTTACAGACAGTGCGTTTCAAATTGCCAATCTGGCAGACTGCCCACAGAATAATTCCTCGGCATCCAGTGGAAACCCAgcgaagaagaaaaggaaaaggtgTGGGGTCTGTGCACCCTGCAGGCGGCTAATCAACTGTGGTGTCTGCAGCAGTTGTCGGAACCGCAAAACGGGCCACCAGATCTGCAAATTTAGGAAATGcgaggagctgaagaagaagCCAGGCTCGTCGCTGGAG